Proteins encoded within one genomic window of Brachybacterium avium:
- a CDS encoding TVP38/TMEM64 family protein: protein MLQSLENLQAFIDSLGAWGPVAFLIASAASVVFPIVPAGLLVLAGPVLFGPIEGTLYNYVAVSAGSLLNFAIARHVGLTLIERIFRPRTVEKFLGWTRSDHFTRAFALAIALPIAPDDLLCYIAGTTRMRWRTYVLIILLCKPWALIAYGLGISALVLRFLPW, encoded by the coding sequence GTGCTGCAGTCGCTCGAGAACCTGCAGGCGTTCATCGACTCCCTCGGTGCCTGGGGCCCGGTCGCGTTCCTGATCGCCTCCGCCGCCTCCGTGGTCTTCCCGATCGTGCCCGCCGGCCTGCTGGTGCTCGCCGGTCCGGTGCTGTTCGGCCCGATCGAGGGGACTTTGTACAACTATGTCGCGGTCAGCGCCGGCTCCCTGCTGAACTTCGCCATCGCCCGGCATGTGGGGCTGACGCTCATCGAGCGGATCTTCCGTCCCCGCACGGTCGAGAAGTTCCTGGGCTGGACCCGCAGCGACCATTTCACGCGGGCGTTCGCGCTCGCGATCGCCCTGCCGATCGCCCCGGACGACCTGCTCTGCTATATCGCCGGCACCACCCGGATGCGGTGGCGCACCTATGTCCTGATCATCCTGCTGTGCAAGCCGTGGGCCCTGATCGCCTACGGGCTCGGCATCAGTGCCCTCGTGCTGCGCTTCCTGCCCTGGTGA